The following are encoded together in the Thunnus thynnus chromosome 15, fThuThy2.1, whole genome shotgun sequence genome:
- the phactr4a gene encoding phosphatase and actin regulator 4A isoform X1: protein MGHSASSETVAQQPAQHNTDDEVDLQHSTTGVDDGNSGGGTPPTKRKGKFSKMGRIFKPWKWRKKKPSEKFAETSIALERKISVRKSRQELIARGVLKEIPENESNDVNHSKAPVKNGHPVPMDVDKVSEVGVRVSRGESDIKVNSLRLAQGDERRNRAPSDASRSNRAPLDVDSHARLPVDVDRRNRLPSDVDKRGSLTRGPPQDDRYRREERRDGKDDREDRGRRDREDMERRDREREGGREDRDFRDRREKRDDRTDRDNRERRDRDERERRDWDERERRDRDERERRDRDERERRDRDERERRDRDERERRDRDEREKREREDRERRDDRDRREDRDRRPERERRENRDDREREDRDRKDPRAERDDRDRRDERDRREDRERREDRDKWDDWSKRNERARRDDREKERREKPEPLRSVDESRPPVRPVSEMDTRPPLQKSSSEDNKKPRPASEADRRSTLPRYNPSVEFRERSESAAAGVRFSPDPHPTQDSQQEPPPAKQALLPPKFLTTPSTDPGRSSTPTPSSSSSSSSSSSSTSSSSAPVAVARPPRTVSLIADDPPRPSSGDSDTPPPVPPHGKQPPVPPPKPTNRNSNPALLASSLNRGSKVRQPCYWTGWRRQSELGLYLSLPVYLRHRASQTCSAELSQAGSGIIVVPAPTKRSPPTPPKRMTPVTKRHSVDPSPPSQVPESSTTDPASAPVPPPSAVPVGDNSEDKSSTAAQQPSTEPLLSPPSHIPPSPPRVHSLPPPSTSSGTTVQVDPPSPTTEPPSQPPAIPLHILIQRALASPGPAQPNPDGSQRAHSLLFESPPDFLNEVMVNSRNSLPITIEPLRLPEDDDFDMEEELRKLQPQRFPRQPELGPRSRRGLIGDPNVCVIPEGRGPGDSEEESDSDGPVLYRDDDDDDDDDEEGPPSGLASRVKRKDTLALKLERQEREERDTQENQDSMSWNNREQWVAVRNKIGTALTRRLSQRPTAEELEQRNILQAKNEADRRLERCEIKRRLTRKLSQRPTVAELQARKILRFHEYVESTHAHDYDRRADKPWTKLTPADKAAIRKELNEFKSSEMEVHEESRIYTRFHRP from the exons ATGGGACACAGTGCTAGCAGTGAGACAGTGGCCCAGCAACCAGCCCAACACAACACGG ATGATGAGGTGGACCTGCAACACAGCACAACAGGGGTTGACGACGGAAACTCTGGAGGGGGAACACCTCCAACCAAACGCAAAGGCAAATTCTCCAAAATGGGAAGGATCTTCAAGCCCTGGAAATGGAGAAAGAAGAAACCAAGTGAGAAGTTCGCTGAAACATCTATAG CTTTGGAAAGAAAGATTTCAGTTCGAAAAAGCCGTCAAGAGTTGATTGCAAGAGGGGTTCTAAAGGAAATCCCAGAGAATG AGAGCAATGATGTGAACCACTCTAAAGCACCAGTGAAGAATGGCCACCCTGTGCCCATGGACGTGGATAAGGTGTCAGAAGTGGGAGTGCGGGTGTCCCGAGGGGAGTCCGACATCAAGGTGAATTCCCTCAGGCTGGCTCAGGGAGACGAACGCCGAAACAGAGCACCGTCCGACGCCTCCCGAAGCAATCGGGCACCTCTGGATGTGGACTCTCACGCACGGCTTCCTGTGGATGTAGACAGACGAAACCGCCTGCCATCAGATGTGGATAAGAGAGGATCTTTAACCCGAGGACCTCCACAAGATGATAGATACcgcagagaagagaggagagacggCAAAGATGACagggaggacagagggaggagagacaggGAAGACATGGAAAGAagggacagggagagagaaggagggagggaagacaGAGACTTCAGGGACAGGCGAGAGAAGAGAGATGATAGGACAGATAGAGACAACAGGGAAAGGAGAGATCGGGACGAGCGGGAGCGAAGAGATTGGGacgagagagaaaggagggatcgggatgagagagaaaggagggatcGGGATGAGAGGGAAAGGAGGGATCGTGacgagagagaaaggagagacagGGACGAGAGGGAAAGGAGAGATCGCGAtgagagggaaaagagggagCGTGAAGACAGAGAAAGGCGGGATGACCGGGACAGGAGAGAAGACAGGGATCGGCGGCCTgagagggaaaggagagagaaccgagatgacagagaaagagaagacaggGACAGGAAAGACCCTCGAGCggagagagatgacagagatAGAAGAGATGAGCGAGAcaggagagaagacagagagaggagagaggacagggACAAATGGGATGACTGGTCCAAGAGGAACGAAAGAGCACGACGAGACGACCGggagaaggaaaggagagaaaagccAGAGCCTCTGCGCTCCGTGGACGAGTCTCGACCTCCAGTCAGGCCCGTCTCTGAGATGGACACACGGCCTCCTCTACAGAAGAGCTCCTCAGAGGACAACAAGAAGCCTCGGCCCGCCTCAGAGGCTGACCGCAGGTCCACCCTGCCCAGATACAACCCATCTGTAGAGTTCAGAGAACGCTCAG AATCCGCTGCCGCTGGTGTTCGCTTTTCCCCCGACCCTCACCCGACACAGGACTCTCAGCAGGAACCTCCCCCTGCCAAACAGGCCCTGCTTCCCCCGAAATTCCTCACTACTCCTTCCACCGATCCCGGCAGAAGTTCAACCCCCACcccttcttcttcatcctcctcttcatcctcctcctcctccacctcctcctcctccgctcctGTAGCTGTGGCCAGGCCGCCACGGACAGTCTCCCTAATAGCAGATGACCCACCTCGACCTTCCTCAGGCGACTCCGACACGCCGCCCCCTGTCCCTCCCCATGGCAAGCAGCCTCCCGTCCCTCCACCCAAACCCACCAACCGTAACAGCAACCCCGCACTGCTCG CTTCCTCATTGAACAGGGGCTCTAAGGTCAGGCAGCCTTGTTACTGGACCGGCTGGAGACGCCAGAGTGAGCTCGGCCTCTACCTTTCACTTCCTGTGTACCTGCGGCACAGGGCTAGCCAGACCTGCTCAG CGGAGCTTTCACAGGCTGGCAGCGGCATCATCGTGGTGCCAGCACCCACTAAGCGCTCTCCACCAACCCCACCAAAGAGGATGACCCCTGTCACCAAGCGCCATTCTGTGGACCCTTCTCCTCCCAGCCAAGTCCCAGAGTCCTCCACCACTGACCCGGCGTCTGCCCCCGTACCGCCGCCCTCTGCTGTCCCTGTAGGAGATAACAGTGAGGACAAGAGTAGTACGGCAGCCCAGCAGCCCTCTACTGAGCCTCTGCTGTCACCGCCCTCCCACATACCGCCATCTCCTCCCAGGGTTCATTCGCTCCCTCCGCCCAGCACCTCCTCCGGTACCACTGTGCAAGTCGATCCCCCCAGCCCCACCACCGAGCCTCCCAGCCAGCCTCCAGCCATCCCCCTGCACATCCTCATCCAGAGAGCCTTGGCCAGCCCCGGCCCGGCTCAGCCCAACCCCGACGGCTCCCAGAGGGCCCACTCGCTGCTGTTTGAATCTCCTCCAGATTTCCTCAACGAGGTGATGGTTAACTCACGGAACTCTCTCCCCATCACCATCGAACCTCTCAGGCT GCCAGAAGACGATGACTTCGACATGGAGGAGGAGCTGCGCAAGTTGCAGCCTCAGAGATTCCCCCGTCAGCCTGAGCTGGGGCCCCGCAGCCGGAGGGGTTTGATCGGAGACCCCAATGTCTGCGTCATCCCCGAAGGCAGAGGCCCCGGCGACAGTGAGGAGGAGTCTGACTCCGACGGTCCCGTCCTGTACAGagacgacgacgacgatgacGACGACGATGAGGAAGGCCCTCCGA GTGGGCTGGCGAGCCGCGTGAAGAGGAAGGACACGTTGGCCCTGAAGCtggagagacaggagagagaggagagagacactCAGGAGAACCAGGACAGCATGAGTTGGAACAACAGGGAGCAGTGGGTGGCAGTGAGGAACAAGATCGGCACCGCACTAACACG GCGGCTGAGTCAGAGACCGACAGCAGAGGAGCTGGAGCAGAGAAACATCCTTCAAG CCAAGAATGAAGCGGACCGACGACTAGAGAGATGCGAGATCAAACGGAGGCTCACCAGAAAG CTGTCCCAGAGACCAACAGTGGCTGAACTTCAGGCGAGGAAGATCCTGCGTTTCCACGAGTACGTGGAGTCCACCCATGCCCACGACTACGACCGGCGAGCAGATAAACCGTGGACCAAGCTGACTCCTGCTGACAAG GCTGCCATCCGCAAGGAGCTGAATGAATTCAAGAGTTCAGAGATGGAGGTTCACGAAGAAAGCAGGATCTATACCCG ATTCCACCGGCCTTAG
- the phactr4a gene encoding phosphatase and actin regulator 4A isoform X2 produces MAVQSEYFHDEVDLQHSTTGVDDGNSGGGTPPTKRKGKFSKMGRIFKPWKWRKKKPSEKFAETSIALERKISVRKSRQELIARGVLKEIPENESNDVNHSKAPVKNGHPVPMDVDKVSEVGVRVSRGESDIKVNSLRLAQGDERRNRAPSDASRSNRAPLDVDSHARLPVDVDRRNRLPSDVDKRGSLTRGPPQDDRYRREERRDGKDDREDRGRRDREDMERRDREREGGREDRDFRDRREKRDDRTDRDNRERRDRDERERRDWDERERRDRDERERRDRDERERRDRDERERRDRDERERRDRDEREKREREDRERRDDRDRREDRDRRPERERRENRDDREREDRDRKDPRAERDDRDRRDERDRREDRERREDRDKWDDWSKRNERARRDDREKERREKPEPLRSVDESRPPVRPVSEMDTRPPLQKSSSEDNKKPRPASEADRRSTLPRYNPSVEFRERSESAAAGVRFSPDPHPTQDSQQEPPPAKQALLPPKFLTTPSTDPGRSSTPTPSSSSSSSSSSSSTSSSSAPVAVARPPRTVSLIADDPPRPSSGDSDTPPPVPPHGKQPPVPPPKPTNRNSNPALLASSLNRGSKVRQPCYWTGWRRQSELGLYLSLPVYLRHRASQTCSAELSQAGSGIIVVPAPTKRSPPTPPKRMTPVTKRHSVDPSPPSQVPESSTTDPASAPVPPPSAVPVGDNSEDKSSTAAQQPSTEPLLSPPSHIPPSPPRVHSLPPPSTSSGTTVQVDPPSPTTEPPSQPPAIPLHILIQRALASPGPAQPNPDGSQRAHSLLFESPPDFLNEVMVNSRNSLPITIEPLRLPEDDDFDMEEELRKLQPQRFPRQPELGPRSRRGLIGDPNVCVIPEGRGPGDSEEESDSDGPVLYRDDDDDDDDDEEGPPSGLASRVKRKDTLALKLERQEREERDTQENQDSMSWNNREQWVAVRNKIGTALTRRLSQRPTAEELEQRNILQAKNEADRRLERCEIKRRLTRKLSQRPTVAELQARKILRFHEYVESTHAHDYDRRADKPWTKLTPADKAAIRKELNEFKSSEMEVHEESRIYTRFHRP; encoded by the exons ATGGCTGTACAGTCTGAATATTTTC ATGATGAGGTGGACCTGCAACACAGCACAACAGGGGTTGACGACGGAAACTCTGGAGGGGGAACACCTCCAACCAAACGCAAAGGCAAATTCTCCAAAATGGGAAGGATCTTCAAGCCCTGGAAATGGAGAAAGAAGAAACCAAGTGAGAAGTTCGCTGAAACATCTATAG CTTTGGAAAGAAAGATTTCAGTTCGAAAAAGCCGTCAAGAGTTGATTGCAAGAGGGGTTCTAAAGGAAATCCCAGAGAATG AGAGCAATGATGTGAACCACTCTAAAGCACCAGTGAAGAATGGCCACCCTGTGCCCATGGACGTGGATAAGGTGTCAGAAGTGGGAGTGCGGGTGTCCCGAGGGGAGTCCGACATCAAGGTGAATTCCCTCAGGCTGGCTCAGGGAGACGAACGCCGAAACAGAGCACCGTCCGACGCCTCCCGAAGCAATCGGGCACCTCTGGATGTGGACTCTCACGCACGGCTTCCTGTGGATGTAGACAGACGAAACCGCCTGCCATCAGATGTGGATAAGAGAGGATCTTTAACCCGAGGACCTCCACAAGATGATAGATACcgcagagaagagaggagagacggCAAAGATGACagggaggacagagggaggagagacaggGAAGACATGGAAAGAagggacagggagagagaaggagggagggaagacaGAGACTTCAGGGACAGGCGAGAGAAGAGAGATGATAGGACAGATAGAGACAACAGGGAAAGGAGAGATCGGGACGAGCGGGAGCGAAGAGATTGGGacgagagagaaaggagggatcgggatgagagagaaaggagggatcGGGATGAGAGGGAAAGGAGGGATCGTGacgagagagaaaggagagacagGGACGAGAGGGAAAGGAGAGATCGCGAtgagagggaaaagagggagCGTGAAGACAGAGAAAGGCGGGATGACCGGGACAGGAGAGAAGACAGGGATCGGCGGCCTgagagggaaaggagagagaaccgagatgacagagaaagagaagacaggGACAGGAAAGACCCTCGAGCggagagagatgacagagatAGAAGAGATGAGCGAGAcaggagagaagacagagagaggagagaggacagggACAAATGGGATGACTGGTCCAAGAGGAACGAAAGAGCACGACGAGACGACCGggagaaggaaaggagagaaaagccAGAGCCTCTGCGCTCCGTGGACGAGTCTCGACCTCCAGTCAGGCCCGTCTCTGAGATGGACACACGGCCTCCTCTACAGAAGAGCTCCTCAGAGGACAACAAGAAGCCTCGGCCCGCCTCAGAGGCTGACCGCAGGTCCACCCTGCCCAGATACAACCCATCTGTAGAGTTCAGAGAACGCTCAG AATCCGCTGCCGCTGGTGTTCGCTTTTCCCCCGACCCTCACCCGACACAGGACTCTCAGCAGGAACCTCCCCCTGCCAAACAGGCCCTGCTTCCCCCGAAATTCCTCACTACTCCTTCCACCGATCCCGGCAGAAGTTCAACCCCCACcccttcttcttcatcctcctcttcatcctcctcctcctccacctcctcctcctccgctcctGTAGCTGTGGCCAGGCCGCCACGGACAGTCTCCCTAATAGCAGATGACCCACCTCGACCTTCCTCAGGCGACTCCGACACGCCGCCCCCTGTCCCTCCCCATGGCAAGCAGCCTCCCGTCCCTCCACCCAAACCCACCAACCGTAACAGCAACCCCGCACTGCTCG CTTCCTCATTGAACAGGGGCTCTAAGGTCAGGCAGCCTTGTTACTGGACCGGCTGGAGACGCCAGAGTGAGCTCGGCCTCTACCTTTCACTTCCTGTGTACCTGCGGCACAGGGCTAGCCAGACCTGCTCAG CGGAGCTTTCACAGGCTGGCAGCGGCATCATCGTGGTGCCAGCACCCACTAAGCGCTCTCCACCAACCCCACCAAAGAGGATGACCCCTGTCACCAAGCGCCATTCTGTGGACCCTTCTCCTCCCAGCCAAGTCCCAGAGTCCTCCACCACTGACCCGGCGTCTGCCCCCGTACCGCCGCCCTCTGCTGTCCCTGTAGGAGATAACAGTGAGGACAAGAGTAGTACGGCAGCCCAGCAGCCCTCTACTGAGCCTCTGCTGTCACCGCCCTCCCACATACCGCCATCTCCTCCCAGGGTTCATTCGCTCCCTCCGCCCAGCACCTCCTCCGGTACCACTGTGCAAGTCGATCCCCCCAGCCCCACCACCGAGCCTCCCAGCCAGCCTCCAGCCATCCCCCTGCACATCCTCATCCAGAGAGCCTTGGCCAGCCCCGGCCCGGCTCAGCCCAACCCCGACGGCTCCCAGAGGGCCCACTCGCTGCTGTTTGAATCTCCTCCAGATTTCCTCAACGAGGTGATGGTTAACTCACGGAACTCTCTCCCCATCACCATCGAACCTCTCAGGCT GCCAGAAGACGATGACTTCGACATGGAGGAGGAGCTGCGCAAGTTGCAGCCTCAGAGATTCCCCCGTCAGCCTGAGCTGGGGCCCCGCAGCCGGAGGGGTTTGATCGGAGACCCCAATGTCTGCGTCATCCCCGAAGGCAGAGGCCCCGGCGACAGTGAGGAGGAGTCTGACTCCGACGGTCCCGTCCTGTACAGagacgacgacgacgatgacGACGACGATGAGGAAGGCCCTCCGA GTGGGCTGGCGAGCCGCGTGAAGAGGAAGGACACGTTGGCCCTGAAGCtggagagacaggagagagaggagagagacactCAGGAGAACCAGGACAGCATGAGTTGGAACAACAGGGAGCAGTGGGTGGCAGTGAGGAACAAGATCGGCACCGCACTAACACG GCGGCTGAGTCAGAGACCGACAGCAGAGGAGCTGGAGCAGAGAAACATCCTTCAAG CCAAGAATGAAGCGGACCGACGACTAGAGAGATGCGAGATCAAACGGAGGCTCACCAGAAAG CTGTCCCAGAGACCAACAGTGGCTGAACTTCAGGCGAGGAAGATCCTGCGTTTCCACGAGTACGTGGAGTCCACCCATGCCCACGACTACGACCGGCGAGCAGATAAACCGTGGACCAAGCTGACTCCTGCTGACAAG GCTGCCATCCGCAAGGAGCTGAATGAATTCAAGAGTTCAGAGATGGAGGTTCACGAAGAAAGCAGGATCTATACCCG ATTCCACCGGCCTTAG
- the phactr4a gene encoding phosphatase and actin regulator 4A isoform X4: protein MGHSASSETVAQQPAQHNTDDEVDLQHSTTGVDDGNSGGGTPPTKRKGKFSKMGRIFKPWKWRKKKPSEKFAETSIALERKISVRKSRQELIARGVLKEIPENESNDVNHSKAPVKNGHPVPMDVDKVSEVGVRVSRGESDIKVNSLRLAQGDERRNRAPSDASRSNRAPLDVDSHARLPVDVDRRNRLPSDVDKRGSLTRGPPQDDRYRREERRDGKDDREDRGRRDREDMERRDREREGGREDRDFRDRREKRDDRTDRDNRERRDRDERERRDWDERERRDRDERERRDRDERERRDRDERERRDRDERERRDRDEREKREREDRERRDDRDRREDRDRRPERERRENRDDREREDRDRKDPRAERDDRDRRDERDRREDRERREDRDKWDDWSKRNERARRDDREKERREKPEPLRSVDESRPPVRPVSEMDTRPPLQKSSSEDNKKPRPASEADRRSTLPRYNPSVEFRERSESAAAGVRFSPDPHPTQDSQQEPPPAKQALLPPKFLTTPSTDPGRSSTPTPSSSSSSSSSSSSTSSSSAPVAVARPPRTVSLIADDPPRPSSGDSDTPPPVPPHGKQPPVPPPKPTNRNSNPALLAELSQAGSGIIVVPAPTKRSPPTPPKRMTPVTKRHSVDPSPPSQVPESSTTDPASAPVPPPSAVPVGDNSEDKSSTAAQQPSTEPLLSPPSHIPPSPPRVHSLPPPSTSSGTTVQVDPPSPTTEPPSQPPAIPLHILIQRALASPGPAQPNPDGSQRAHSLLFESPPDFLNEVMVNSRNSLPITIEPLRLPEDDDFDMEEELRKLQPQRFPRQPELGPRSRRGLIGDPNVCVIPEGRGPGDSEEESDSDGPVLYRDDDDDDDDDEEGPPSGLASRVKRKDTLALKLERQEREERDTQENQDSMSWNNREQWVAVRNKIGTALTRRLSQRPTAEELEQRNILQAKNEADRRLERCEIKRRLTRKLSQRPTVAELQARKILRFHEYVESTHAHDYDRRADKPWTKLTPADKAAIRKELNEFKSSEMEVHEESRIYTRFHRP from the exons ATGGGACACAGTGCTAGCAGTGAGACAGTGGCCCAGCAACCAGCCCAACACAACACGG ATGATGAGGTGGACCTGCAACACAGCACAACAGGGGTTGACGACGGAAACTCTGGAGGGGGAACACCTCCAACCAAACGCAAAGGCAAATTCTCCAAAATGGGAAGGATCTTCAAGCCCTGGAAATGGAGAAAGAAGAAACCAAGTGAGAAGTTCGCTGAAACATCTATAG CTTTGGAAAGAAAGATTTCAGTTCGAAAAAGCCGTCAAGAGTTGATTGCAAGAGGGGTTCTAAAGGAAATCCCAGAGAATG AGAGCAATGATGTGAACCACTCTAAAGCACCAGTGAAGAATGGCCACCCTGTGCCCATGGACGTGGATAAGGTGTCAGAAGTGGGAGTGCGGGTGTCCCGAGGGGAGTCCGACATCAAGGTGAATTCCCTCAGGCTGGCTCAGGGAGACGAACGCCGAAACAGAGCACCGTCCGACGCCTCCCGAAGCAATCGGGCACCTCTGGATGTGGACTCTCACGCACGGCTTCCTGTGGATGTAGACAGACGAAACCGCCTGCCATCAGATGTGGATAAGAGAGGATCTTTAACCCGAGGACCTCCACAAGATGATAGATACcgcagagaagagaggagagacggCAAAGATGACagggaggacagagggaggagagacaggGAAGACATGGAAAGAagggacagggagagagaaggagggagggaagacaGAGACTTCAGGGACAGGCGAGAGAAGAGAGATGATAGGACAGATAGAGACAACAGGGAAAGGAGAGATCGGGACGAGCGGGAGCGAAGAGATTGGGacgagagagaaaggagggatcgggatgagagagaaaggagggatcGGGATGAGAGGGAAAGGAGGGATCGTGacgagagagaaaggagagacagGGACGAGAGGGAAAGGAGAGATCGCGAtgagagggaaaagagggagCGTGAAGACAGAGAAAGGCGGGATGACCGGGACAGGAGAGAAGACAGGGATCGGCGGCCTgagagggaaaggagagagaaccgagatgacagagaaagagaagacaggGACAGGAAAGACCCTCGAGCggagagagatgacagagatAGAAGAGATGAGCGAGAcaggagagaagacagagagaggagagaggacagggACAAATGGGATGACTGGTCCAAGAGGAACGAAAGAGCACGACGAGACGACCGggagaaggaaaggagagaaaagccAGAGCCTCTGCGCTCCGTGGACGAGTCTCGACCTCCAGTCAGGCCCGTCTCTGAGATGGACACACGGCCTCCTCTACAGAAGAGCTCCTCAGAGGACAACAAGAAGCCTCGGCCCGCCTCAGAGGCTGACCGCAGGTCCACCCTGCCCAGATACAACCCATCTGTAGAGTTCAGAGAACGCTCAG AATCCGCTGCCGCTGGTGTTCGCTTTTCCCCCGACCCTCACCCGACACAGGACTCTCAGCAGGAACCTCCCCCTGCCAAACAGGCCCTGCTTCCCCCGAAATTCCTCACTACTCCTTCCACCGATCCCGGCAGAAGTTCAACCCCCACcccttcttcttcatcctcctcttcatcctcctcctcctccacctcctcctcctccgctcctGTAGCTGTGGCCAGGCCGCCACGGACAGTCTCCCTAATAGCAGATGACCCACCTCGACCTTCCTCAGGCGACTCCGACACGCCGCCCCCTGTCCCTCCCCATGGCAAGCAGCCTCCCGTCCCTCCACCCAAACCCACCAACCGTAACAGCAACCCCGCACTGCTCG CGGAGCTTTCACAGGCTGGCAGCGGCATCATCGTGGTGCCAGCACCCACTAAGCGCTCTCCACCAACCCCACCAAAGAGGATGACCCCTGTCACCAAGCGCCATTCTGTGGACCCTTCTCCTCCCAGCCAAGTCCCAGAGTCCTCCACCACTGACCCGGCGTCTGCCCCCGTACCGCCGCCCTCTGCTGTCCCTGTAGGAGATAACAGTGAGGACAAGAGTAGTACGGCAGCCCAGCAGCCCTCTACTGAGCCTCTGCTGTCACCGCCCTCCCACATACCGCCATCTCCTCCCAGGGTTCATTCGCTCCCTCCGCCCAGCACCTCCTCCGGTACCACTGTGCAAGTCGATCCCCCCAGCCCCACCACCGAGCCTCCCAGCCAGCCTCCAGCCATCCCCCTGCACATCCTCATCCAGAGAGCCTTGGCCAGCCCCGGCCCGGCTCAGCCCAACCCCGACGGCTCCCAGAGGGCCCACTCGCTGCTGTTTGAATCTCCTCCAGATTTCCTCAACGAGGTGATGGTTAACTCACGGAACTCTCTCCCCATCACCATCGAACCTCTCAGGCT GCCAGAAGACGATGACTTCGACATGGAGGAGGAGCTGCGCAAGTTGCAGCCTCAGAGATTCCCCCGTCAGCCTGAGCTGGGGCCCCGCAGCCGGAGGGGTTTGATCGGAGACCCCAATGTCTGCGTCATCCCCGAAGGCAGAGGCCCCGGCGACAGTGAGGAGGAGTCTGACTCCGACGGTCCCGTCCTGTACAGagacgacgacgacgatgacGACGACGATGAGGAAGGCCCTCCGA GTGGGCTGGCGAGCCGCGTGAAGAGGAAGGACACGTTGGCCCTGAAGCtggagagacaggagagagaggagagagacactCAGGAGAACCAGGACAGCATGAGTTGGAACAACAGGGAGCAGTGGGTGGCAGTGAGGAACAAGATCGGCACCGCACTAACACG GCGGCTGAGTCAGAGACCGACAGCAGAGGAGCTGGAGCAGAGAAACATCCTTCAAG CCAAGAATGAAGCGGACCGACGACTAGAGAGATGCGAGATCAAACGGAGGCTCACCAGAAAG CTGTCCCAGAGACCAACAGTGGCTGAACTTCAGGCGAGGAAGATCCTGCGTTTCCACGAGTACGTGGAGTCCACCCATGCCCACGACTACGACCGGCGAGCAGATAAACCGTGGACCAAGCTGACTCCTGCTGACAAG GCTGCCATCCGCAAGGAGCTGAATGAATTCAAGAGTTCAGAGATGGAGGTTCACGAAGAAAGCAGGATCTATACCCG ATTCCACCGGCCTTAG